One Diceros bicornis minor isolate mBicDic1 chromosome 27, mDicBic1.mat.cur, whole genome shotgun sequence genomic region harbors:
- the LOC131393026 gene encoding keratin-associated protein 11-1 → MSYNFSTRNCSSRPIGGRCTVPVAEVAIPSTQADCLSGISLPSSFQTGSWLLNHCQETCCEPTVCQPTCYQQTSCVSRPGQVTCSRQTTCVSNPCSTTCSRPLTFISSGCQPQVSISTVCQPVGGISTVCQPACGVSRTYQQSCVSSCRRIC, encoded by the coding sequence ATGTCCTACAACTTCTCCACAAGGAACTGCTCTTCCAGGCCGATTGGAGGACGCTGCACTGTCCCAGTGGCCGAAGTTGCCATACCTTCTACCCAGGCTGACTGTCTGAGTGGCATCTCCTTGCCCAGTTCTTTCCAAACCGGATCCTGGCTCCTGAACCACTGTCAGGAGACCTGCTGTGAGCCCACTGTTTGCCAGCCAACCTGTTACCAACAAACTTCTTGCGTCTCTAGACCTGGCCAGGTGACCTGCTCTCGGCAAACGACCTGTGTCTCCAATCCCTGCTCCACTACCTGCAGCCGGCCACTTACCTTCATCTCTAGTGGCTGTCAGCCCCAGGTTAGCATCTCTACTGTGTGTCAACCAGTAGGAGGAATCTCTACTGTCTGCCAACCAGCCTGTGGGGTCTCCAGGACGTACCAGCAGTCCTGCGTGTCCAGCTGCCGAAGAATTTGCTAA